The nucleotide sequence GCGCGACACCAGACGGTGCGTCCGCTCCTGGCCCGTCACCCGCCAGGTGCGCGCCTCGACGTCGAGCAGCAATGCCACGTCGCGATGCTCGGCGATCGCCCGCCCGCGGGCGTGGCGAAGCGCGGAGGCCAGGGTGCGCGCGCCGGCCTTCAGCTCCGCGAGCGCCACGGCGCCCGAGAGGGCCGGCGCCACGAGCGCCGCGACCGAAGCGGCGAGCACGAGCACGACGAGCAGCTCGAGCAGGGTGAACCCGCTCTCCATGAACCGCGTAGCGAACCCACTCCCCCTCCCCCCTCGTGGGGGGCGAGCCGGAGATCGGCGAACGATCCACCGGATCGTTCGCCCGGCGAGCGGGCGACCAGGGGTGAGGCGGAGGTTTCGAGAAAGCCCGGTGGGCTTTCTCGCCGCCGAACGGCCGTGCCACGGATGGCATGGCCTGGACTTGCGAGCGAAGCGGGACGCGGAGCGCAGCAAGGCCGGGCTGGGGAATATCGAAGCCGCGAGAGGGGCGCCGGGGATGGCAGGCATCGCGGAGGTGAATCCGCGGGTCTTTCCCGCGGAGCGGGAAGCGCAGCGGGAAAGGCAAGGGGAGAGGGGGTGCCGAACGAAGCGGCACCGGCCCGGTTCACGGCTCGTGTGCGGGTCCGCGCGGCACGGCAGGCTTTGCGCCCGGTTACTTCCAGCTCGCGACATCGGCGTTCTCCCCTTCGCCGCCTTCGACGTTGTCGGCGCCGAACGTGTAGAGGTCGTAAGGCCCGTGCTCCCCCGGCGCGCGGTAGCGATACTCGCGGCCCCACGGATCCTTCGGCAGCACCGGCTTGCGCAGGTACGGGCCGTTCCATCCCTCGAGGCCCGCCGGCTTCTCGACGAGCAGCGCGAGCCCCTGTGCCGTCGTCGGATACGCGCCCGTCTCCAGCCGGTACACGTCGAGCGCGGTCGCGAGCTCCTCGATCTGCACGTGCGCCGTCTTGGTCTTCGATGCCCCCACGTGCTTCATCACCTGCGG is from Sulfurifustis variabilis and encodes:
- the gspG gene encoding type II secretion system major pseudopilin GspG, translating into MRTRRSSKNAHEGAGPRGFTLLELLVVLVILSLLAGLVGPQVMKHVGASKTKTAHVQIEELATALDVYRLETGAYPTTAQGLALLVEKPAGLEGWNGPYLRKPVLPKDPWGREYRYRAPGEHGPYDLYTFGADNVEGGEGENADVASWK
- a CDS encoding GspH/FimT family protein; the encoded protein is MESGFTLLELLVVLVLAASVAALVAPALSGAVALAELKAGARTLASALRHARGRAIAEHRDVALLLDVEARTWRVTGQERTHRLVSRLDLRLYTAQSEVTSRDAGSIRFFPDGSSTGGRITLAARNRAYVVDVAWLTGRVTIHD